Proteins encoded together in one Kutzneria kofuensis window:
- a CDS encoding ferritin has protein sequence MSPNTTTKFHELLKAQIRNEFTASQQYVAIAVWFDDQDLPRLAGHFYRQSLEERNHAMMIVQYLLDNDVRVAIPGVGEVRNDFENVREPVELALQQERTVTEEITTLARAARDEGDYIGEQFMQWFLKEQVEEVSSMSTLLHTVDRAGTNVFHIEDFLSRENVGAEGADPTAPRVAGGAI, from the coding sequence ATGTCCCCGAACACCACCACCAAGTTCCACGAGCTGCTCAAGGCGCAGATCCGCAACGAGTTCACGGCTTCGCAGCAGTACGTCGCGATCGCGGTCTGGTTCGACGACCAGGACCTGCCCCGACTGGCCGGGCACTTCTACCGGCAGTCGCTCGAGGAGCGCAATCACGCGATGATGATCGTGCAGTACCTGCTGGACAACGACGTGCGGGTGGCCATCCCCGGCGTCGGCGAGGTGCGCAACGACTTCGAGAACGTGCGCGAGCCGGTCGAGCTGGCCCTGCAGCAGGAGCGCACGGTCACCGAGGAGATCACCACGCTGGCCCGCGCCGCCCGCGACGAGGGCGACTACATCGGCGAGCAGTTCATGCAGTGGTTCCTCAAGGAGCAGGTCGAGGAAGTCTCCTCCATGTCGACCCTGCTGCACACGGTGGACCGCGCCGGCACCAACGTGTTCCACATCGAGGACTTCCTCAGCCGCGAGAACGTCGGCGCCGAGGGCGCCGACCCGACCGCGCCCCGGGTGGCCGGCGGCGCGATCTGA
- a CDS encoding SigE family RNA polymerase sigma factor produces MPAQREVRATATAADTDFAEFVRIALPGLLRYGHALTGNPHDAADLVQTVLEKVGSRWLGRRAFCDEPLAYVRKAMANAHVSLWRRTRRESLVAELPDNAFEQFDRLDNEPLWQALRGLPPRQRAVIVLRYYEGLSEAEIAETLGISKGTVKSQASKALVTLRSSLEGR; encoded by the coding sequence GTGCCGGCGCAGCGGGAGGTGCGGGCAACCGCCACCGCGGCCGACACCGACTTCGCCGAGTTCGTTCGGATCGCGTTGCCCGGCCTGCTCAGATACGGCCACGCGCTGACCGGAAATCCGCACGACGCGGCCGATCTCGTGCAGACCGTGCTGGAGAAGGTGGGCTCGCGGTGGCTGGGGCGCCGGGCCTTCTGTGACGAGCCGCTGGCCTACGTGCGCAAGGCGATGGCCAACGCGCACGTCAGCCTCTGGCGGCGGACCCGCCGCGAAAGCCTGGTCGCCGAGCTGCCCGACAACGCGTTCGAGCAGTTCGACCGGCTGGACAACGAGCCGCTGTGGCAGGCTCTGCGAGGGTTGCCGCCGCGGCAACGAGCCGTCATCGTGTTGCGTTACTACGAGGGGCTGTCCGAGGCGGAGATCGCCGAGACGCTCGGCATCAGCAAGGGGACGGTGAAGAGCCAGGCGAGCAAGGCGCTGGTCACGCTGCGATCGAGCCTGGAGGGGAGGTGA
- a CDS encoding DUF952 domain-containing protein, with translation MILHICSRDEWEAAEQEGALVPASLDEVGFVHCSDFGTVHLPAEAVFAGRDDLLLLVIDPAALDAPVRWEAGVPPHPAGIWFPHVYGPVNVGAVVAAMEFPRTAEGGFRLPKELAEL, from the coding sequence GTGATCTTGCACATCTGCTCGCGGGACGAGTGGGAGGCGGCCGAGCAGGAGGGCGCGCTGGTGCCCGCCTCGCTGGACGAGGTCGGCTTCGTGCACTGCTCCGACTTCGGCACCGTGCACCTGCCGGCCGAGGCGGTGTTCGCCGGCCGGGACGACCTGCTGCTGCTGGTCATCGACCCGGCGGCACTGGACGCCCCGGTGCGCTGGGAGGCCGGCGTGCCCCCGCACCCCGCCGGCATCTGGTTCCCCCACGTGTACGGACCGGTCAACGTCGGCGCCGTGGTGGCCGCGATGGAGTTCCCTCGAACGGCGGAAGGCGGTTTCCGCCTGCCCAAGGAGTTGGCTGAATTGTAA
- a CDS encoding DUF5926 family protein, which translates to MSRRTAVKRAARTTATADGINPRQACPCGSGKRYKACHGMAGGPADVMVARPFEGLAAEPELIALREFVPSATAPLTLAEPHDRSVTLATVLPMAAAALVRADGTAFVGLQVQTRSGDLSRDLARAIRWVLTAEPGDALPVVGVDDGSEPGRLQDVLKVDEPLLPTLHEDFAWWLPEDTQPTGDVALSLERANAAIMPSARLAGAGLNAAYWVDAGDKAHLRWVRPEPEEQLLKAMARLAARDELHLGEGSRYAGSFRAHGLLVPVWDLDSELHVREWEPGAEALGSRLDAALAVDSQLTDAERRALDGLRGRQVTLR; encoded by the coding sequence GTGTCCAGGCGGACGGCTGTCAAGCGCGCGGCGAGGACAACGGCCACGGCCGACGGGATCAACCCGCGGCAGGCATGTCCGTGTGGCTCGGGCAAGCGGTACAAGGCGTGCCACGGTATGGCGGGCGGGCCGGCGGACGTCATGGTGGCGCGGCCCTTCGAGGGGCTGGCCGCGGAGCCGGAGCTGATCGCGCTGCGTGAGTTCGTGCCGTCGGCGACGGCGCCGCTCACGTTGGCCGAGCCGCACGACCGCAGCGTCACGCTAGCCACCGTGCTGCCGATGGCCGCGGCCGCGCTGGTCCGCGCCGACGGCACGGCGTTCGTCGGGCTCCAGGTGCAGACCCGCTCCGGCGACCTGTCCCGCGACCTGGCCCGGGCGATCCGCTGGGTGCTGACCGCCGAGCCGGGCGACGCGCTGCCGGTCGTCGGCGTCGACGACGGCTCCGAGCCGGGCCGGCTCCAGGACGTGCTCAAGGTCGACGAGCCGTTGCTGCCGACGCTGCACGAGGACTTCGCCTGGTGGCTGCCGGAGGACACGCAGCCGACCGGCGACGTCGCGCTCTCCCTGGAGCGGGCCAACGCCGCGATCATGCCCAGCGCCCGGCTCGCCGGCGCCGGCCTCAACGCCGCGTACTGGGTGGACGCCGGCGACAAGGCGCACCTGCGCTGGGTGCGGCCGGAGCCGGAGGAGCAGCTGCTCAAGGCGATGGCCCGGCTGGCCGCCCGCGACGAGCTGCACCTCGGCGAGGGTTCCCGGTACGCCGGCTCGTTCCGTGCGCACGGCCTGCTGGTGCCGGTCTGGGACCTCGACTCAGAGCTGCACGTGCGCGAGTGGGAGCCCGGCGCGGAGGCGCTCGGCAGCCGGCTCGACGCGGCGCTGGCTGTGGACAGCCAGCTGACCGACGCCGAGCGGCGGGCACTCGACGGCTTGCGGGGACGCCAGGTCACGCTGCGCTGA
- a CDS encoding glycerophosphodiester phosphodiesterase codes for MRPEIVAHRGASEHRAEHTRAAYELALQQGADGLECDIRLTRDGHLVCVHDRTVNRTSTGRGVVSTLTLAKLAELDFGQWHHELPESADDLMHEPIGQPSADLRERGLLTLDDLLGLLKDSPKHVKLFIETKHPVRYTGLVEAKLVAQLRRHGLSTPVSKEESRVVVMSFSRMAVRRVRQQAPKLPTVLLLDRFQPGLRGGALPDWADITGPGVHLLREDPDYVARCAEQGHDTYCWTVDEPADIDLCRRAGVRYLATNAPAHTRRHLESGPSATVAQSLPGE; via the coding sequence GTGAGACCCGAGATCGTCGCGCACCGCGGCGCCTCCGAGCACCGCGCCGAACACACCCGGGCGGCCTACGAACTCGCCCTCCAGCAGGGCGCGGACGGCCTCGAGTGCGACATCCGCCTGACCAGGGACGGCCACCTGGTGTGCGTGCACGACCGCACGGTCAACCGCACGTCGACGGGCCGCGGCGTGGTCAGCACGCTCACCCTGGCCAAGCTGGCCGAGCTGGACTTCGGCCAGTGGCACCACGAACTGCCGGAATCCGCCGACGACCTGATGCACGAGCCGATCGGCCAGCCCTCCGCGGACCTCCGTGAGCGCGGCCTGCTCACCCTCGACGACCTGCTCGGCCTGCTCAAGGACAGCCCGAAGCACGTGAAGCTGTTCATCGAGACCAAGCACCCGGTTCGCTACACGGGGTTGGTCGAGGCGAAGCTGGTCGCCCAGCTCCGCCGGCACGGCCTGAGCACGCCGGTCAGCAAGGAGGAGTCGCGCGTGGTCGTGATGTCCTTCTCCCGCATGGCGGTCCGCCGCGTCCGCCAGCAGGCGCCGAAGCTGCCGACCGTGCTGCTGCTCGACCGGTTCCAGCCCGGCCTGCGCGGCGGGGCGCTGCCTGACTGGGCCGACATCACCGGTCCGGGCGTACATCTGCTGCGTGAGGACCCGGACTACGTCGCCCGCTGCGCCGAGCAGGGCCACGACACCTACTGCTGGACGGTCGACGAGCCCGCCGACATCGACCTGTGCCGGCGTGCCGGCGTGCGCTACCTCGCCACCAACGCCCCCGCGCACACCCGTCGCCACCTGGAGTCCGGGCCGTCGGCTACGGTCGCCCAGTCCCTACCCGGGGAGTGA
- a CDS encoding cytochrome P450: protein MTTFDPKDPAFIADPYPVFAQMRAEGEVHRHADFGLPVTLSHAASAAVLRHRGLGRIWSDAKPVDAFAAFNLLHRNSLLENEPPTHTRLRRLVSGAFGRGHIERLRPWIGELAGRLVDDVVAHIDADGDADLLELVAAPLPVEVIAELLGVPTEDRALLQPWSNTIVKMYEFGLPEEQRARAEQAAAEFVGYLRELIALRRKNPGSDLVSDLVAETDADGGKLTEDELVATAVLLLMAGHEATVNVIGNGVLALMRHRDQWQRLVDDPGLLATAVEELIRFDSPLQLFERTATTEVEIAGVTLRPGDKIAALLGAAARDPLVFAQPDVLDIGRSPNPHLGFGAGIHYCVGAPLARIEVSATLQALAQRLPKLELAAEPVRRAEFVIRGLSSLRLTSN, encoded by the coding sequence ATGACGACGTTCGACCCGAAGGACCCGGCGTTCATCGCGGATCCCTACCCCGTGTTCGCGCAGATGCGGGCCGAGGGCGAGGTGCACCGGCACGCCGACTTCGGGCTGCCGGTCACGCTCTCGCATGCGGCGTCCGCCGCCGTGCTGCGGCACCGGGGCCTCGGCCGGATCTGGTCGGACGCCAAGCCGGTGGACGCCTTCGCCGCGTTCAACCTGCTGCACCGCAACTCGCTGCTGGAGAACGAACCGCCGACGCACACCCGGCTGCGGCGCTTGGTGTCCGGCGCTTTCGGCCGTGGCCACATCGAGCGGCTGCGGCCGTGGATCGGCGAGCTGGCCGGCCGTCTCGTGGACGACGTCGTCGCGCACATCGATGCCGACGGCGACGCCGACCTGCTCGAACTGGTCGCCGCGCCGCTGCCCGTCGAGGTGATCGCCGAGCTGCTCGGCGTGCCGACCGAGGACCGGGCGCTGCTGCAGCCGTGGTCGAACACGATCGTCAAGATGTACGAGTTCGGGCTGCCCGAGGAGCAGCGGGCACGGGCCGAGCAGGCCGCCGCCGAGTTCGTCGGCTACCTGCGTGAGCTGATCGCCTTGCGGCGCAAGAACCCCGGCAGCGATCTCGTCAGCGATCTCGTCGCCGAGACCGACGCCGACGGCGGCAAGCTGACCGAGGACGAGTTGGTCGCCACCGCCGTGCTGCTGCTGATGGCCGGGCACGAGGCGACCGTCAACGTGATCGGCAACGGCGTGCTCGCGCTGATGCGGCACCGCGACCAGTGGCAGCGGCTCGTCGACGACCCCGGCCTGCTCGCCACTGCCGTCGAGGAGCTGATCCGCTTCGACTCGCCGCTGCAGCTGTTCGAGCGAACCGCCACCACCGAGGTCGAGATAGCCGGTGTCACCCTGCGCCCCGGCGACAAGATCGCCGCCCTGCTCGGCGCCGCCGCACGGGATCCACTCGTGTTCGCCCAGCCGGACGTGCTGGACATCGGCCGCTCGCCCAACCCCCACCTCGGCTTCGGCGCCGGCATCCACTACTGCGTCGGCGCGCCGCTGGCCCGCATCGAGGTGTCGGCGACGCTTCAGGCACTGGCCCAGCGGCTGCCCAAGCTGGAACTCGCCGCCGAACCCGTGCGGCGGGCCGAGTTCGTCATCCGAGGGCTCAGCTCACTGCGCCTGACCAGCAATTAG
- a CDS encoding DUF4328 domain-containing protein → MAGRWQWVATPPPQPGASRSVPRRPLPYTGPPSYPVPPRWGFPQLSWRWPVSLGRKAKPKPLDQLRMLARNLVATLWVTTAALGVAVVGEGWRYVLLILSRSGALSRTVVAFSDALVVTAGVVSGLAALASLVLAVLWVLRARDVASVVSGQRPARSVRDVLIGLLVPGLNLAVAGSVLAELEHAAARKPVDQRPSPSRLLLLWWIAWVAGELLFAVVWLVTIFGTSVQALANGVELHLLADLVAAFVAGSGALFVSRVTQLLEPVDPATVHRLRVVKVADAPEPPLRAVRTVASPR, encoded by the coding sequence ATGGCCGGGCGGTGGCAGTGGGTGGCGACCCCGCCACCGCAGCCCGGCGCGTCCCGGTCCGTGCCCCGGCGGCCGCTGCCGTACACCGGGCCGCCGTCCTACCCCGTGCCGCCCCGGTGGGGATTTCCACAGCTCAGCTGGCGTTGGCCGGTCTCGTTGGGGCGTAAGGCCAAGCCCAAGCCCCTCGACCAGCTGCGGATGCTGGCCCGGAACCTCGTCGCCACCCTCTGGGTCACCACCGCCGCGCTCGGCGTCGCCGTCGTCGGTGAGGGGTGGCGGTACGTGCTGCTCATCCTCAGCCGCAGCGGCGCCCTGTCCCGTACCGTCGTCGCCTTCTCCGACGCCCTCGTCGTCACCGCCGGCGTCGTCTCCGGGCTCGCCGCCCTGGCTTCCCTCGTGCTCGCCGTCCTCTGGGTGCTCCGTGCCCGCGACGTCGCCTCCGTCGTCTCCGGCCAGCGGCCCGCCCGCTCCGTCCGGGACGTGCTCATCGGCCTGCTCGTGCCCGGCCTGAACCTGGCCGTCGCCGGCTCCGTCCTCGCCGAGCTCGAACACGCCGCCGCCCGCAAGCCCGTCGACCAGCGCCCCAGCCCCTCCCGTCTGCTGCTGCTCTGGTGGATCGCCTGGGTCGCCGGCGAGCTCCTGTTCGCCGTCGTCTGGCTCGTGACGATCTTCGGCACCAGCGTCCAGGCCCTCGCCAACGGCGTCGAACTCCACCTGCTCGCCGACCTCGTGGCCGCCTTCGTCGCCGGCTCCGGCGCCCTGTTCGTCAGCCGCGTCACCCAGCTGCTCGAACCCGTCGACCCGGCGACCGTGCACCGACTCCGCGTGGTCAAGGTCGCCGACGCCCCCGAACCACCCCTGCGCGCCGTGCGCACCGTGGCCTCACCGCGCTAA
- a CDS encoding rhodanese-like domain-containing protein, giving the protein MMPQEVPTTSVDQVPVDAVLLDVREDDEWAAGHAPQAIHIPLGELAERIGEVPQDSGEVYVVCRMGGRSARATMYLNQSGWDAVNVAGGMQVWHQQGLPLVAAEGVVPEVI; this is encoded by the coding sequence ATGATGCCGCAGGAGGTGCCGACCACGTCGGTCGACCAGGTGCCCGTCGACGCCGTGCTGCTCGACGTGCGCGAGGACGACGAGTGGGCGGCCGGACACGCCCCGCAGGCCATCCACATCCCCCTCGGCGAGCTGGCCGAGCGCATCGGCGAGGTGCCACAGGACAGCGGTGAGGTGTACGTGGTCTGCCGCATGGGCGGCCGGTCCGCTCGGGCCACCATGTACCTCAACCAGAGCGGCTGGGACGCCGTCAACGTCGCCGGCGGCATGCAGGTGTGGCACCAGCAGGGGCTGCCGCTGGTCGCCGCCGAGGGCGTCGTTCCCGAGGTGATCTGA
- a CDS encoding SigE family RNA polymerase sigma factor — protein sequence MVANRDDGFADFFTSRFDSARRMAHALCGNWLEAEEIAQTAFVSMYGRWNKVRIDSADAYLHTVLTRAFLDTKRRGRRREQVMAEPPEVVVEQDTSSVEDRPSLLKALQEVPARQRAVLVLRFIEDLSVEEVADALGCTTGTVKSQTSRGLATLRKAYGAVTGLLQAAG from the coding sequence GTGGTGGCAAACCGCGACGACGGCTTCGCCGACTTCTTCACCAGCCGCTTCGACAGCGCACGGCGAATGGCGCATGCGCTGTGCGGCAACTGGCTGGAGGCCGAGGAGATCGCCCAGACCGCGTTCGTGAGCATGTACGGGCGCTGGAACAAGGTGCGCATCGACAGCGCCGACGCGTACCTGCACACCGTGCTGACCAGGGCGTTCCTCGACACCAAACGCCGGGGCCGGCGGCGTGAGCAGGTGATGGCCGAGCCGCCGGAAGTCGTCGTCGAGCAGGACACCTCCAGCGTCGAGGACCGGCCGTCGCTGCTGAAGGCCCTGCAGGAGGTGCCGGCGCGGCAGCGGGCCGTGCTCGTGCTGCGGTTCATCGAGGACCTATCCGTCGAGGAGGTCGCCGACGCCCTGGGCTGCACCACCGGCACCGTCAAGAGTCAGACCTCCCGTGGCCTGGCCACCCTCCGCAAGGCGTACGGTGCCGTGACCGGCTTGTTGCAGGCGGCGGGGTGA
- a CDS encoding sodium/solute symporter, with amino-acid sequence MGINALACVSIAIIVLGTFYLGYHGSRSANTTRDFLVARRRVSVHQNAAAIAGEFLSAASFIGIVGLVLKNGPDELWYAIGFTAGYLALLLFVAAPLRRSGAYTLPDFVEARLGSRGLRGVAAVITVAIGYIYLIPQLQGAGLTLNSVLPWAPDWLGMVVVTVVVVVNVLSGGMRAITLVQAFQYWVKLFAIAVPAFVLCVVFAGGGPPDGQQSLAADGPPMFTRDTTVTLEQSVKLRVEHPVRLPAVHGWVNGQRVDGPAVWGVSRQDIGPKTQLTFSAGSAVPMVDGAVQSNADWLRPQSGGLPELFDTYSLIFATFLGILGLPHVLARFYTNPDGRSARRTTLHVLLLLGTFYLFPALLAALSRIYEPQLLVTGKTDAAVLLLPSAMVPGIVGQILGAVVAAGAFAAFMSTSSGLLVSLAGVVSTDVSRGRVRDFRWSTVLVVVAPLVGALLLRSNDVSLGVGMALAMAASTFCPVLMLGIWWRGLTWVGAGAGMVLGGTLVALALIGNIVSGYTGNWAPAVLQQPALITVPAAFITMIIVSKATHRRRPEDVNRIMLRLHAPDPLGFTRDRDVLRFGDGQTDGRHRRLAIRPRLRSRRSSSTA; translated from the coding sequence ATGGGGATCAACGCGCTGGCGTGCGTGAGCATCGCGATCATCGTGCTCGGCACGTTCTACCTGGGTTATCACGGTTCCCGCTCGGCCAACACCACCCGCGACTTCCTGGTCGCCCGCCGCCGCGTGTCGGTCCACCAGAACGCGGCCGCCATCGCCGGCGAGTTCCTGTCCGCGGCCTCGTTCATCGGCATCGTCGGCCTCGTCCTCAAGAACGGGCCCGACGAGCTCTGGTACGCCATCGGCTTCACCGCCGGCTACCTGGCGCTGCTGCTGTTCGTGGCGGCCCCGCTGCGCCGCTCGGGGGCGTACACGCTGCCCGACTTCGTCGAGGCCCGGCTCGGCTCCCGCGGCCTGCGCGGCGTCGCCGCCGTGATCACCGTGGCGATCGGCTACATCTACCTGATCCCGCAGCTGCAGGGCGCCGGGCTGACGTTGAACAGCGTGCTGCCGTGGGCGCCGGACTGGCTCGGCATGGTTGTCGTCACGGTTGTCGTCGTGGTCAACGTGCTCAGCGGCGGCATGCGCGCGATCACCCTGGTCCAGGCGTTCCAGTACTGGGTGAAGCTGTTCGCGATCGCCGTGCCGGCGTTCGTGCTGTGCGTGGTGTTCGCCGGCGGCGGGCCGCCGGACGGGCAGCAGAGCCTGGCCGCCGACGGACCGCCGATGTTCACCCGGGACACCACGGTGACCCTGGAGCAGTCCGTGAAGCTGCGCGTCGAGCACCCCGTCCGGCTGCCCGCGGTGCACGGTTGGGTGAACGGGCAGCGGGTGGACGGACCGGCCGTGTGGGGGGTGAGCAGGCAGGACATCGGGCCGAAGACGCAGCTGACCTTCAGCGCCGGCAGCGCCGTGCCGATGGTCGACGGCGCCGTGCAGAGCAATGCCGACTGGCTGCGGCCGCAGTCCGGCGGGCTGCCCGAGCTGTTCGACACCTACTCGCTGATCTTCGCCACGTTCCTGGGCATTCTCGGCCTGCCGCACGTGCTGGCCCGCTTCTACACCAACCCCGACGGCCGCTCGGCCCGCCGCACCACGCTGCACGTGCTGCTGCTGCTCGGCACCTTCTACCTGTTCCCGGCCTTACTGGCCGCGCTGTCCCGCATCTACGAACCGCAGCTACTGGTCACCGGCAAGACCGACGCGGCCGTGCTGCTGCTGCCGTCCGCGATGGTGCCCGGCATCGTCGGCCAGATACTGGGCGCCGTGGTCGCGGCCGGCGCGTTCGCCGCGTTCATGTCGACCTCGTCCGGGCTGCTGGTCAGCCTGGCCGGCGTGGTCTCCACCGACGTCTCCCGCGGCCGGGTCCGGGACTTCCGGTGGTCGACCGTGCTGGTCGTGGTCGCGCCGCTGGTCGGCGCGCTGCTGCTCCGGAGCAACGACGTGTCGCTCGGCGTCGGCATGGCGCTGGCGATGGCCGCGTCCACCTTCTGCCCGGTGCTGATGCTCGGCATCTGGTGGCGGGGCCTGACCTGGGTCGGCGCCGGCGCCGGCATGGTGCTCGGCGGCACCCTGGTCGCGCTGGCGCTGATCGGCAACATCGTCAGCGGCTACACCGGCAACTGGGCGCCCGCCGTGCTGCAGCAACCGGCGCTGATCACCGTGCCGGCCGCGTTCATCACCATGATCATCGTCAGCAAGGCCACCCACCGGCGGCGGCCCGAGGACGTCAACCGGATCATGCTGCGGCTGCACGCCCCCGACCCGCTCGGCTTCACCCGCGACCGGGACGTGCTGCGGTTCGGCGATGGGCAGACCGACGGCCGGCACCGTCGGCTGGCCATCCGGCCGCGGTTGCGGTCACGGCGCTCGTCCTCCACGGCCTGA